One genomic window of Mus musculus strain C57BL/6J chromosome 4, GRCm38.p6 C57BL/6J includes the following:
- the Mup6 gene encoding major urinary protein (Mup)-like precursor, translating into MKLLLLCLGLILVCVHAEEASSMGRNFNVEKINGEWYTIILASDKRAKIEEHGIMRLFVEHIHVLENSLGFKFHTVIDEECSEIFLVADKTEKAGEYSVTYDGFKKFTVLKTDYDNYIMFHLINEMNGETFQLMSLYGREPDLNSDIKEKFVKLCEEHGIIRENIIDFTKTNRCLQARE; encoded by the exons atgaagctgctgctgctgtgtttgggACTGATCCTAGTCTGTGTCCATGCAGAAGAAGCTAGTTCTATGGGAAGGAACTTTAATGTAGAAAAG ATTAATGGGGAGTGGTATACTATTATCCTGGCCTCTGACAAAAGAGCAAAGATAGAAGAACATGGCATCATGAGACTTTTTGTGGAGCACATTCATGTCTTGGAGAATTCCTTAGGTTTTAAATTCCATACTGT TATAGATGAAGAGTGCTCCGAAATATTTTTGGTTGctgacaaaacagaaaaggctGGTGAATATTCTGTGACAT ATGATGGATTCAAAAAATTTACAGTACTTAAGACAGACTATGATAATTATATTATGTTTCATCTCATTAATGAAATGAATGGGGAAACCTTCCAGCTGATGTCGCTCTATG GCCGAGAACCAGATTTGAATTCAGATATCAAAGAAAAGTTTGTAAAACTTTGTGAGGAGCATGGAATCATTAGAGAGAATATCATTGACTTCACCAAAACCA ATCGCTGCCTCCAGGCCCGAGAATGA
- the Mup6 gene encoding major urinary protein (Mup)-like isoform X1: protein MKLLLLCLGLILVCVHAEEASSMGRNFNVEKINGEWYTIILASDKRAKIEEHGIMRLFVEHIHVLENSLGFKFHTVIDEECSEIFLVADKTEKAGEYSVTYDGFKKFTVLKTDYDNYIMFHLINEMNGETFQLMSLYGREPDLNSDIKEKFVKLCEEHGIIRENIIDFTKTSKSGFIYFSHPEYFIIEETNPVGYQSFVEHWRVLFFLWWK, encoded by the exons atgaagctgctgctgctgtgtttgggACTGATCCTAGTCTGTGTCCATGCAGAAGAAGCTAGTTCTATGGGAAGGAACTTTAATGTAGAAAAG ATTAATGGGGAGTGGTATACTATTATCCTGGCCTCTGACAAAAGAGCAAAGATAGAAGAACATGGCATCATGAGACTTTTTGTGGAGCACATTCATGTCTTGGAGAATTCCTTAGGTTTTAAATTCCATACTGT TATAGATGAAGAGTGCTCCGAAATATTTTTGGTTGctgacaaaacagaaaaggctGGTGAATATTCTGTGACAT ATGATGGATTCAAAAAATTTACAGTACTTAAGACAGACTATGATAATTATATTATGTTTCATCTCATTAATGAAATGAATGGGGAAACCTTCCAGCTGATGTCGCTCTATG GCCGAGAACCAGATTTGAATTCAGATATCAAAGAAAAGTTTGTAAAACTTTGTGAGGAGCATGGAATCATTAGAGAGAATATCATTGACTTCACCAAAACCAGTAAGtcaggattcatttatttttctcatcctgAATATTTTATAATAGAGGAAACAAACCCAGTTGGCTACCAGTCATTTGTTGAGCACTGGAGAGTCCTATTCTTTCTCTGGTGGAAATAA